From the Pseudomonas sp. Teo4 genome, the window GGTCCCGTCCGCCAAACATGTCGCCGATTTCCGGCAGACTGTGGTTGGTCAGCTCCTTGGACAAGGCCATGGCGACCTGACGCGGGCGTGCAACAGAGCGCGATCGGCGTTTGGACAACAAATCGGCGATCTTGATCTTGTAGTACTCGGCAACCGTGCGCTGAATGTTATCCACACTGACCAGTTTGTCTTGCAGCGCCAGCAGATCTTTCAGCGACTCACGAATCAGTTCGATGGTGATATCGCGGCCCATGAAGTGCGAGTGAGCGATCACACGCTTCAGAGCACCTTCGAGTTCACGCACGTTGGAGCGAATACGCTGCGCAATAAAGAAGGCTGCATCATGCGGCAGCTCTACCTTCGCCTGGTCGGCCTTCTTCATCAAGATGGCCACACGGGTTTCCAGCTCTGGTGGCTCGACCGCTACCGTGAGTCCCCAACCGAAGCGCGACTTCAAGCGCTCTTCCAGCCCCTCGATCTCCTTCGGGTAGCGGTCACTGGTCAGGATAACCTGCTGACCACCTTCGAGCAGGGCGTTGAAGGTGTGGAAAAACTCTTCTTGCGAGCGTTCTTTGCGGGCGAAGAACTGGATGTCATCGATGAGCAGTGCATCCACCGAGCGGTAGAAGCGCTTGAACTCGTTGATGGCGTTCAGCTGCAGAGCCTTGACCATGTCGGCGACGAAGCGCTCGGAATGCAGGTAAACCACCTTGGCATTCGGATTCTTCTTCAGCAGGTGGTTACCCACAGCATGCATCAGGTGAGTCTTGCCCAAGCCCACGCCACCATAAAGGAAGAGAGGGTTGTAACCATGCTTGGGGTTGTCTGCGACCTGCCAGGCGGCAGCCCGGGCCAATTGGTTCGATTTACCTTCGACAAAGGTTTCAAAGGTAAAGGTGCGGTTCAGGTAGCTGGTGTGCTTGAGCGCGCCTTCGACCTGGACGGTTCGTTGCTCTGTTCGCCCTGCAGCTGCAGGCGCTGGCGCCGCGTCGCCCATTGCGTCGAACGTGTCACGCGATGACGACTCGACCATGTCGGTGGCCGCGATGGGCTCTGCCATGGGCGCCGCGATCGGCTCGGCAACTGGAGCGGCAGGCGCTGCTGCCTGTTGCGCCTGGTTCTGCGCAATGGACGCGGCAACAGCGGCGCTGACGGGTGCATTGGGAGCAGCCCGGGGGGCGGAGCTGCGACGACTGCCTATTAATAAGGAAAGGGCAGGCGCAATACCGTTGCCTTGCTCGCCCAAGAGTTCGAGCAAACGGCCAAGGTACTTTTCATTGACCCAATCGAGAACGAAACGGTTAGGCGCATAG encodes:
- the dnaA gene encoding chromosomal replication initiator protein DnaA, yielding MSVELWQQCVELLRDELPAQQFNTWIRPLQVEAEGDELRVYAPNRFVLDWVNEKYLGRLLELLGEQGNGIAPALSLLIGSRRSSAPRAAPNAPVSAAVAASIAQNQAQQAAAPAAPVAEPIAAPMAEPIAATDMVESSSRDTFDAMGDAAPAPAAAGRTEQRTVQVEGALKHTSYLNRTFTFETFVEGKSNQLARAAAWQVADNPKHGYNPLFLYGGVGLGKTHLMHAVGNHLLKKNPNAKVVYLHSERFVADMVKALQLNAINEFKRFYRSVDALLIDDIQFFARKERSQEEFFHTFNALLEGGQQVILTSDRYPKEIEGLEERLKSRFGWGLTVAVEPPELETRVAILMKKADQAKVELPHDAAFFIAQRIRSNVRELEGALKRVIAHSHFMGRDITIELIRESLKDLLALQDKLVSVDNIQRTVAEYYKIKIADLLSKRRSRSVARPRQVAMALSKELTNHSLPEIGDMFGGRDHTTVLHACRKINELKESDADIREDYKNLLRTLTT